A genomic region of Cotesia glomerata isolate CgM1 linkage group LG9, MPM_Cglom_v2.3, whole genome shotgun sequence contains the following coding sequences:
- the LOC123272169 gene encoding C-type lectin domain family 4 member M-like, translated as MAGTSEYFTMQGFGVPVSAFGQSEKAGSQASSSSDCSSLVVGNLATEEYTVTRNKLSDKTTTKTRKSKSVKSVAGFSIEESEKRKEKRRLYMKNYRAKQSKGAREARLRQMRQHAAEVRASESDQTREARLQQVRQHTTKTRASESKQAKETRLQQMRQHAAKVRASESKQAKETRFQRMRQHAAKVRASESDQTREARLQQVRQYVHTVDS; from the coding sequence ATGGCAGGTACAAGTGAGTATTTTACGATGCAGGGATTCGGAGTCCCAGTATCGGCGTTTGGTCAGAGTGAGAAAGCAGGCTCGCAGGCGTCGTCATCAAGCGACTGCAGCTCTCTAGTAGTGGGCAACTTGGCTACTGAAGAGTATACTGTTACAAGAAATAAGTTGTCTGATAAGACAACAACAAAGACAAGAAAATCAAAGTCTGTTAAAAGCGTTGCGGGATTCTCAATCGAGGAATCAGAAAAGAGAAAAGAGAAAAGAAGGctctatatgaaaaattatagagCCAAGCAATCAAAGGGGGCTAGAGAAGCTCGTTTGCGACAAATGCGTCAGCATGCAGCCGAAGTCAGAGCGTCAGAATCTGATCAAACTAGAGAAGCTCGTTTGCAGCAAGTGCGTCAGCACACAACTAAAACTCGGGCCTCAGAATCTAAACAAGCCAAAGAGACTCGTTTGCAGCAAATGCGTCAACATGCAGCCAAAGTCAGAGCCTCAGAATCTAAACAAGCCAAAGAGACTCGTTTTCAGCGAATGCGTCAACATGCAGCCAAAGTCAGAGCCTCAGAATCTGATCAAACTAGAGAAGCTCGTTTGCAGCAAGTACGTCAGTACGTACATACTGTAGATAGCTAA